One part of the Microbacterium aurugineum genome encodes these proteins:
- a CDS encoding YegS/Rv2252/BmrU family lipid kinase, producing the protein MSEHIAVLANPYAGKGRGERATETAVRLLREHGVDVRTYAGVSATDTAQLAVAALADEPRVLVVVGGDGTLSGVLDTVCDAAVPIVLVPAGTGNDLARALGLPRGDARAAAELALRGVPRAIDVGVVRTAEGSRRFLTIAALGFDAKVSDRTNRLRWPHGAPRYYLALLIELLRLKPMDFTLAVDGEPARRSPGTLIAAGSTSSYGGGMPICAGAVPDDGFLDIVHVAPLGRLRLLRLFPLLLRGTHLARGEVAHRRAQSVTVSAPGLVVYADGERIGEDECTISVIPGALTMMVPKEGDD; encoded by the coding sequence GTGTCCGAGCACATCGCCGTGCTCGCGAACCCGTACGCAGGCAAAGGCCGAGGCGAGCGGGCGACCGAGACGGCCGTCCGTCTCCTCCGGGAGCACGGCGTCGACGTGCGCACCTACGCGGGTGTCTCGGCAACGGATACCGCCCAGCTCGCCGTGGCCGCGCTGGCGGATGAGCCGCGTGTCCTCGTGGTAGTGGGGGGTGACGGCACGCTCTCCGGCGTGCTCGACACGGTGTGCGACGCCGCCGTCCCCATCGTCCTCGTGCCCGCGGGCACAGGGAACGATCTCGCCCGGGCGCTCGGGCTCCCGCGCGGAGACGCCCGGGCTGCCGCCGAACTCGCCCTCAGGGGCGTGCCACGAGCGATCGATGTCGGCGTGGTCCGCACCGCGGAGGGCAGCCGGAGGTTCCTGACCATCGCGGCGCTGGGCTTCGACGCGAAAGTCAGTGATCGCACCAACCGGCTCCGCTGGCCGCACGGCGCGCCGCGTTACTACCTCGCACTGCTCATCGAGCTCCTGCGACTGAAGCCGATGGACTTCACGCTCGCGGTGGACGGTGAACCCGCCAGGAGGTCGCCGGGGACGCTCATCGCTGCCGGCAGCACCTCCAGCTACGGGGGCGGGATGCCGATCTGCGCCGGGGCTGTGCCGGACGACGGGTTCCTCGACATCGTTCATGTCGCCCCGCTGGGCCGACTGCGCCTGCTGCGGCTTTTTCCGCTGCTGCTCCGCGGAACGCATCTCGCGCGCGGTGAGGTCGCGCATCGTCGCGCGCAGTCGGTCACGGTGTCGGCCCCGGGTCTCGTGGTCTACGCCGACGGCGAGCGGATCGGCGAGGATGAGTGCACGATCTCGGTCATTCCGGGAGCGCTCACGATGATGGTGCCGAAGGAGGGCGATGACTGA
- a CDS encoding TetR/AcrR family transcriptional regulator, whose protein sequence is MEERQPLGDATQTRILDAADDLLERRGVRGVTIAELARRSELSRPTIYRNWADADDVVRSTLLRRVERILSALPARVHTRAALVDDILLFTALFRRDPLFARLLADEPEAFTRYTLERVGSSQRLILQWLTTAIDTAQAQDSVRPAPPSEIAVMLLLVAQSAVLSHGTVSELISEDAWERELRAALDGLLRP, encoded by the coding sequence ATGGAAGAACGTCAACCTCTCGGGGATGCGACACAGACCCGGATCCTCGATGCCGCCGACGACCTCCTCGAACGGCGCGGCGTCCGCGGTGTCACGATCGCAGAGCTCGCGCGTCGCTCCGAGCTGAGCCGCCCCACGATCTACCGCAACTGGGCCGACGCCGACGATGTCGTCCGCTCGACGCTGCTGCGCAGGGTCGAACGCATCCTGAGCGCGCTCCCCGCCAGAGTGCACACCCGTGCGGCGCTCGTCGACGACATCCTGCTGTTCACCGCCCTCTTCCGCCGCGACCCGCTCTTCGCGCGCCTGCTCGCGGATGAACCCGAAGCCTTCACCCGATACACGCTCGAACGGGTGGGATCGAGCCAGCGCCTGATCCTGCAGTGGCTGACCACCGCGATCGACACCGCGCAGGCTCAGGACTCGGTCCGCCCGGCGCCGCCCTCGGAGATCGCGGTGATGCTCCTGCTCGTGGCCCAATCCGCGGTGCTGTCGCACGGGACCGTGTCGGAGCTGATCTCCGAGGACGCGTGGGAACGCGAGCTGCGGGCGGCACTCGACGGACTGCTCCGGCCATGA
- a CDS encoding ribonuclease D, producing the protein MTEYSVISDAEEFRAACAVLAAGTGPVAVDVERASGFRYSQRAYLVQVFRRDAGVFLFDPPAIGDFAPLQDAIGDVEWVLHAASQDLPSLRELHLEPPTIFDTELASRLLGHERVGLGAVVEDTLGITLKKEHSAADWSTRPLPDSWLEYAALDVLHLIDVRDVLVLELEEQGKTEIAAEEFAATLTRAPKPPREDPWRRLSGLHQVRGARNLAVARSLWQAREAYAQDQDVSPGRLVPDRSLVAAVMANPPSKQALAGVKEFQGRASRTQLDRWWQAIVEGRATEDLPRERVPSDSLPPPRAWADRNPEADARLKAARPVVEATAEELGMPTENLLTPEYLRRVAWELPGETPEEIGAALAALGARPWQIAQTAQKIAAAFVEAAQTPDATPATAS; encoded by the coding sequence GTGACTGAATACTCCGTGATCTCGGATGCTGAGGAGTTCCGCGCGGCGTGCGCCGTGCTCGCCGCCGGCACCGGGCCCGTGGCCGTGGACGTGGAGCGCGCGTCCGGCTTCCGATACTCGCAACGCGCCTACCTCGTGCAGGTCTTCCGTCGCGACGCCGGGGTCTTCCTGTTCGATCCACCGGCGATCGGTGACTTCGCTCCGCTCCAGGACGCGATCGGCGACGTGGAGTGGGTGCTGCATGCCGCGAGTCAGGACCTCCCGTCCCTTCGGGAGCTCCACCTGGAACCGCCGACGATCTTCGACACCGAACTCGCCTCCCGCCTGCTCGGTCACGAGCGCGTCGGGCTCGGGGCGGTCGTCGAGGACACCTTGGGCATCACGCTCAAGAAGGAGCATTCCGCCGCCGACTGGTCGACGCGTCCGCTTCCGGACTCCTGGCTGGAGTATGCCGCTCTCGACGTCCTGCATCTGATCGACGTCCGCGACGTCCTCGTCCTGGAGCTCGAGGAGCAGGGCAAGACGGAGATCGCGGCGGAGGAGTTCGCCGCCACCCTGACACGCGCACCCAAACCCCCGAGAGAAGACCCCTGGCGCCGACTCAGCGGCCTGCATCAGGTGCGCGGCGCCCGCAACCTCGCGGTCGCCCGTTCTCTGTGGCAAGCCCGCGAGGCATACGCGCAGGACCAGGACGTCTCGCCCGGACGACTCGTGCCGGACCGCTCCCTGGTGGCCGCGGTCATGGCGAACCCGCCGTCGAAGCAGGCTCTGGCCGGCGTCAAGGAGTTCCAGGGGCGCGCCAGTCGCACACAGCTCGACCGCTGGTGGCAGGCCATCGTCGAGGGCAGGGCGACGGAAGACCTCCCCCGTGAGCGCGTGCCGAGTGACAGCCTTCCCCCGCCCCGCGCGTGGGCAGACCGGAACCCCGAAGCGGATGCGCGACTCAAGGCTGCGCGACCCGTCGTGGAGGCCACGGCCGAAGAGCTGGGGATGCCGACCGAGAACCTCCTGACGCCGGAGTATCTGCGCCGCGTGGCCTGGGAGCTGCCGGGAGAGACTCCGGAGGAGATCGGCGCTGCACTGGCCGCACTGGGCGCCCGCCCCTGGCAGATTGCACAGACCGCACAGAAGATCGCTGCGGCCTTTGTAGAAGCCGCGCAAACGCCCGACGCGACCCCCGCGACCGCTTCGTAG
- a CDS encoding thiolase family protein: MAEISDVFFVDGVRTPFGRAGEKGMYWNTRADDLAVKATIGLMERNAAVPADRIDDVAIAATSQTGDQGLTLGRSVAILAGLPQTVPGLAVERMCAGAMTSVTTMGASIGVGMYDFALAGGVEHMGHHPIGGNADPNPRFVAEKMVDPGALNMGVTAERIFDRFPHLTKERSDRFGMLSQHKVQAAYDAGKIQPDLVSVATKGPDGAWGLATEDEGRRPQTTMEDLASLKTPFRPHGRVTAGTSSPLTDGATMSLLAGGGAVKEFGLAPKMRMVSFAFAGVQPEIMGIGPIPSTEKALKKAGLTIDDIGLFELNEAFAIQVISLLDHFGIADDDPRVNQWGGAIALGHPLAASGVRLMIQLAAQFAERPDVRYGLTAMCVGLGQGGSVIWENPHYDGKKKK, from the coding sequence GTGGCCGAGATCTCGGACGTCTTCTTCGTCGATGGAGTACGCACCCCTTTCGGGCGCGCCGGCGAAAAGGGCATGTACTGGAACACCCGCGCGGATGACCTCGCCGTCAAGGCGACCATCGGCCTGATGGAGCGCAACGCCGCCGTGCCGGCCGACCGCATCGACGATGTCGCGATCGCGGCGACGAGCCAGACCGGCGACCAGGGGCTGACGCTCGGGCGATCCGTGGCGATCCTCGCCGGCCTTCCGCAGACCGTGCCCGGTCTCGCGGTGGAGCGCATGTGCGCAGGCGCGATGACGAGCGTGACGACCATGGGCGCGTCGATCGGCGTCGGCATGTACGACTTCGCCCTCGCCGGCGGCGTCGAGCACATGGGCCACCACCCCATCGGTGGCAACGCCGACCCGAACCCGCGCTTCGTCGCCGAGAAGATGGTCGATCCCGGCGCGCTCAACATGGGCGTCACCGCGGAGCGGATCTTCGACCGTTTCCCGCACCTCACGAAGGAGCGCTCGGACCGATTCGGCATGCTCAGCCAGCACAAGGTGCAGGCAGCGTACGACGCTGGCAAGATCCAGCCCGACCTCGTCTCGGTTGCCACCAAGGGTCCGGATGGCGCCTGGGGCCTCGCGACCGAGGACGAGGGCCGCCGCCCGCAGACCACGATGGAAGATCTCGCGTCCCTCAAGACGCCGTTCCGCCCGCACGGGCGTGTCACCGCCGGCACTTCCTCCCCGCTCACCGACGGCGCGACGATGTCGCTGCTCGCCGGGGGCGGAGCGGTGAAGGAGTTCGGACTCGCGCCGAAGATGCGGATGGTCTCGTTCGCCTTCGCCGGTGTGCAGCCCGAGATCATGGGCATCGGACCGATCCCGTCGACCGAGAAGGCCCTCAAGAAGGCCGGACTCACGATCGACGACATCGGCCTGTTCGAGCTCAATGAAGCATTCGCCATCCAGGTGATCTCTCTGCTCGACCACTTCGGCATCGCCGATGACGACCCCCGCGTCAACCAGTGGGGCGGCGCGATCGCGCTGGGACACCCGCTCGCGGCATCCGGTGTGCGCCTGATGATCCAGCTCGCGGCCCAGTTCGCCGAGCGCCCCGATGTCCGCTACGGTCTGACCGCCATGTGCGTCGGCCTCGGTCAGGGCGGTTCGGTCATCTGGGAGAACCCGCACTACGACGGCAAGAAGAAGAAGTGA
- a CDS encoding glycerol-3-phosphate dehydrogenase/oxidase yields the protein MMSESSALNVARRRVELARSAEEKVDVLVVGGGITGAGVALDAASRGLRVTLIEAEDLAFGTSRFSSKLVHGGLRYLATGDFETAKESALERHLLLTTIAPHLIHPLGQLLPFASGISLRQRVAGAVGMGMGDLLRMRARTPRAVLPAPSFVSARSATRLVPALDPRGLRGGMLSYDGQLVDDARLVTTVARTAAALGARILTRVRAVALRGDGASVEETITGERFELRAHAVINATGVWAGGLDQTIRVRPSRGTHIVLDAADLGNPTAALTIPHEGSISRYIFALPQAHGRMIVGLTDEDAPGPVPQVAEPTEREIEFLLSSLNRVVATSIRRDQVRGAFAGLRPLVDSGSDTTADVSRKHLVTTADDGFITVLGGKLTTYRRMAEDAVDVAVRTRALPASSSRTSSLRLVDRVVADSDEVIDASTGLTHAEVDFAVRVEGALTVEDVLDRRTRIGLVGADRERCRPIIAPIVSHTLAGLG from the coding sequence ATGATGTCCGAGTCGTCCGCACTGAACGTCGCGCGGCGACGCGTGGAGTTGGCGCGGTCCGCGGAGGAGAAGGTCGACGTCCTCGTGGTCGGCGGCGGAATCACCGGCGCGGGCGTCGCTCTCGATGCGGCATCCCGCGGGCTTCGCGTCACCCTGATCGAGGCGGAGGATCTCGCCTTCGGTACCAGCCGCTTCAGCTCGAAACTCGTACACGGCGGGCTGCGCTACCTTGCGACCGGCGACTTCGAGACAGCGAAGGAGAGCGCGCTCGAACGGCATCTGCTCCTGACGACGATCGCCCCGCATCTGATCCACCCGCTCGGACAACTCCTCCCGTTCGCATCCGGCATCTCGTTGCGTCAGCGCGTCGCGGGCGCGGTGGGCATGGGAATGGGCGACCTGCTTCGGATGCGGGCGCGTACGCCCCGCGCGGTCCTCCCCGCCCCCTCGTTCGTGTCGGCCCGCTCGGCGACCCGCTTGGTGCCCGCGCTGGATCCACGAGGCCTCCGTGGCGGCATGCTGTCCTACGACGGCCAGCTCGTCGACGACGCCAGGCTCGTCACGACCGTCGCCCGGACAGCCGCAGCACTCGGCGCCCGCATCCTCACCCGGGTCCGCGCCGTCGCCCTGCGCGGCGATGGGGCATCCGTGGAGGAGACGATCACCGGCGAGCGGTTCGAGCTCCGCGCACACGCCGTCATCAATGCGACGGGTGTCTGGGCAGGAGGGCTCGACCAGACGATCCGCGTGCGGCCGAGTCGAGGAACGCACATCGTGCTGGACGCCGCCGATCTCGGGAACCCGACGGCCGCGCTCACCATCCCGCACGAGGGATCGATCAGTCGCTACATCTTCGCTCTGCCGCAGGCTCACGGCCGCATGATCGTCGGCCTCACGGATGAGGACGCCCCCGGTCCGGTGCCTCAGGTCGCTGAGCCGACGGAACGCGAGATCGAGTTCCTTCTGTCCAGCCTCAACCGTGTCGTGGCCACATCGATCCGGCGTGACCAGGTGCGCGGCGCCTTCGCGGGGCTGCGCCCCTTGGTCGACAGCGGCAGCGACACGACAGCGGACGTCTCGCGGAAGCACCTGGTGACGACGGCCGACGACGGCTTCATCACCGTGCTCGGCGGAAAGCTGACGACCTATCGGAGGATGGCCGAGGACGCGGTCGATGTCGCCGTCCGCACGCGCGCATTGCCGGCATCGTCCAGCAGAACCTCTTCGCTCCGGCTCGTCGACCGAGTGGTCGCCGATTCCGACGAGGTGATCGACGCGTCCACCGGCCTGACCCATGCTGAGGTCGACTTCGCGGTGCGCGTCGAGGGGGC
- a CDS encoding GMC family oxidoreductase, with protein sequence MTEFDEDVVVVGSGFGGSVAALRLAEKGYRVRVYEAGRRFEDDDFAKTNWNVRRYLWAPALGCYGIQRIHRLPHVLILAGAGVGGGSLNYANTLYQPGSAFFADPQWHGIADWETELAPHYATAKRMLGVVEHYPHTGPVERIMAGAAEDLGVGDTFRRAPVGVWFGKPGERTPDPFFGGEGPDRTGCTLCGNCMVGCRVGAKNTLMKNYLALAERRGVAIEALRTVSEVRELPSGGFAVTTQRSGAWLRHARRTVTARQVVLAAGTWGTQQLLHRMKESGALPRISGSIGRLTRTNSEALDGAVATDVPESLQLARGVAITTSFHIDERTHVENVRYGPGSNLMGALATVIVPGGRPLGVRLRSLVAQVLRSPLRQFRLGSLRRWSERGIIALVMQTADNSLTLSLRRRFGRLVMTSAQGHGSPNPSYLPQAHTAAAAIAARVEAEGGVPAAPRGSWPEVFGIPLTAHFLGGAVISASPAHGVIDAYHRVWGHPGLHVVDGAAVPANPGVNPSLTITALAERALSYWPRYGEVDGRPVQSAG encoded by the coding sequence ATGACTGAGTTCGATGAAGATGTCGTGGTCGTGGGTTCCGGATTCGGCGGTTCCGTTGCCGCACTGCGACTGGCGGAGAAGGGATACCGTGTGCGCGTCTACGAAGCGGGGCGTCGCTTCGAGGACGACGACTTCGCGAAGACCAACTGGAACGTCCGCCGGTACCTGTGGGCACCGGCCCTGGGCTGCTACGGGATCCAGCGCATCCACCGACTGCCGCATGTGCTGATCCTGGCCGGGGCAGGCGTGGGAGGCGGATCGCTCAACTACGCGAACACGCTGTACCAGCCCGGATCGGCCTTCTTCGCGGACCCGCAATGGCACGGTATCGCGGACTGGGAGACGGAGCTCGCACCGCACTACGCCACGGCGAAGAGGATGCTCGGCGTCGTCGAGCACTACCCGCATACGGGACCTGTGGAGAGGATCATGGCCGGTGCCGCGGAGGACCTCGGCGTCGGCGACACCTTCCGGCGCGCGCCGGTCGGCGTCTGGTTCGGAAAGCCGGGGGAGCGCACACCAGACCCCTTCTTCGGCGGCGAGGGCCCCGATCGCACCGGATGCACCCTCTGCGGGAACTGCATGGTGGGTTGTCGTGTCGGCGCGAAGAACACACTGATGAAGAACTACCTCGCTCTCGCGGAACGCCGCGGGGTCGCGATCGAGGCGCTGCGCACGGTCAGCGAGGTGCGGGAGCTCCCCAGCGGGGGGTTCGCGGTCACGACACAGCGCAGCGGGGCGTGGCTCCGGCACGCGCGGAGGACGGTGACCGCCAGGCAGGTGGTGCTGGCGGCAGGCACATGGGGCACGCAGCAGCTCCTGCATCGGATGAAGGAGTCCGGCGCACTGCCGCGGATCTCGGGGTCGATCGGCCGTCTCACTCGCACCAATTCGGAAGCGCTGGACGGCGCGGTCGCCACGGACGTCCCGGAGTCTCTCCAGCTCGCTCGCGGCGTCGCGATCACGACCTCGTTCCACATCGACGAGCGCACGCACGTCGAGAACGTCCGCTACGGGCCGGGCTCGAACCTGATGGGGGCGCTGGCGACGGTCATCGTCCCCGGAGGGCGGCCGCTGGGGGTGCGGCTGCGCAGCCTCGTCGCGCAGGTGCTCCGCTCCCCGCTGCGGCAGTTCCGTCTGGGGAGCCTCCGGCGCTGGAGTGAGCGGGGGATCATCGCGCTGGTGATGCAGACGGCGGACAACTCGCTCACCCTCTCGCTACGCCGCCGCTTCGGTCGCCTCGTGATGACGAGTGCGCAGGGTCACGGATCGCCGAACCCGAGCTACCTGCCCCAAGCTCACACCGCGGCTGCGGCGATCGCCGCGCGGGTCGAGGCTGAGGGCGGGGTGCCCGCAGCTCCGCGCGGATCCTGGCCGGAGGTGTTCGGCATCCCACTCACGGCGCACTTCCTCGGAGGTGCCGTGATCTCCGCATCGCCGGCACACGGGGTCATCGACGCATATCACCGCGTCTGGGGGCATCCCGGGCTGCACGTCGTCGACGGTGCCGCTGTGCCCGCCAATCCCGGGGTGAACCCCTCGCTCACGATCACCGCGCTCGCGGAGAGGGCACTGTCGTACTGGCCTCGCTACGGTGAGGTCGACGGCCGACCGGTTCAGTCCGCCGGTTGA
- a CDS encoding 3-hydroxyacyl-CoA dehydrogenase NAD-binding domain-containing protein — protein sequence MTNYDEIDFSPIQALTEGEVITQSPVRDIRLASGKVLALITLDNGRDHTRPNTLGPATLTQLGETLDALTARAAAGEIQAVGITGKQYILAAGADLSDISKVGSRDNARLIAQLGHKVLGKLGDLGVPSFAFVNGLALGGGLEIALNSSYRTVDASAAAVALPEVFLGIIPGWGGAYLLPNLIGIENALEVVISNPLKQNRMLKPQQAFDLGIFDAIFPAANYLENSLSWADAVLGGKKVERKNEPGKIERLTKWPIAIKMARGMLESKIGTVPKSPYAALDLLDKAKAGTKAEGFAREDEALAELVTGDQFAASMYAFDLVQKRAKRPVGAPDKQLAKKVTKVGIIGAGLMASQFALLFVRKLQVPVLITDLDQARVDKGVAYIHEEIGKLEAKGRLDADSANKLRALVTGTTDKSLYADCDFVIEAVFEEVGVKQQVFGEIEKVIAEDAILATNTSSLSVEEIGSKLAHPERLVGFHFFNPVAVMPLIEIVKTPATDDAALSTAFVVAKNLGKNAVLTADAPGFVVNRLLAKVMGEAARAVYEGTPIADVEKAFGPLGLPMGPFQLIDLVGWKVAAHVQDTMVHAFPDRFYANENFHALAELDAVVEKDKGGRVIGWTKQAEKVLKPAVGKTPASAATILQRVQDGLAQEIKLMLDEGVVPEVEDIDLCLILGAGWPFIDGGASPYLDREGASERAFGSSFHTPQIRGVESR from the coding sequence GTGACCAACTACGACGAGATCGACTTCTCCCCCATCCAGGCGCTCACCGAGGGCGAGGTCATCACGCAGTCGCCCGTGCGCGACATCCGTCTCGCCTCCGGCAAGGTGCTCGCCCTGATCACCCTCGACAACGGCCGCGATCACACGCGTCCGAACACACTGGGTCCGGCGACCCTCACTCAGCTGGGTGAAACACTCGACGCTCTCACGGCACGAGCGGCCGCGGGCGAGATCCAGGCTGTCGGCATCACGGGAAAGCAGTACATCCTCGCCGCGGGCGCCGATCTGTCCGACATCAGCAAGGTCGGCTCGCGTGACAACGCCCGCCTGATCGCGCAGCTCGGCCACAAGGTGCTCGGCAAGCTCGGCGATCTCGGTGTGCCCTCGTTCGCGTTCGTGAACGGCCTCGCTCTGGGCGGCGGCCTGGAGATCGCTCTGAACTCCAGCTACCGCACAGTCGACGCCTCGGCGGCGGCAGTGGCCCTGCCCGAGGTCTTCCTCGGCATCATCCCGGGCTGGGGTGGCGCATACCTCCTGCCGAACCTGATCGGCATCGAGAACGCGCTCGAGGTCGTCATCTCCAACCCGCTCAAGCAGAACCGCATGCTCAAGCCTCAGCAGGCATTCGATCTGGGCATCTTCGACGCGATCTTCCCCGCGGCGAACTACCTCGAGAACTCCCTGTCGTGGGCGGACGCCGTTCTCGGCGGCAAGAAGGTCGAGCGCAAGAACGAGCCCGGCAAGATCGAACGCCTCACCAAGTGGCCGATCGCCATCAAGATGGCACGCGGGATGCTCGAGTCGAAGATCGGCACCGTGCCGAAGTCGCCTTATGCCGCACTGGACCTGCTTGACAAGGCCAAAGCCGGAACCAAGGCAGAGGGCTTCGCCCGCGAGGACGAGGCGCTCGCCGAACTCGTCACGGGCGATCAGTTCGCGGCGTCCATGTACGCGTTCGACCTCGTGCAGAAGCGCGCGAAGCGTCCTGTCGGCGCTCCGGACAAGCAGCTCGCGAAGAAGGTCACCAAGGTCGGCATCATCGGCGCCGGTCTCATGGCGAGCCAGTTCGCGCTGTTGTTCGTGCGCAAGCTACAGGTGCCCGTGCTCATCACCGACCTGGACCAGGCGCGCGTCGACAAGGGCGTCGCGTACATCCACGAGGAGATCGGCAAGCTCGAGGCGAAGGGACGCCTGGACGCCGACTCGGCCAACAAGCTGCGCGCGCTCGTCACCGGCACCACCGACAAGAGCCTCTACGCGGACTGCGACTTCGTGATCGAGGCCGTGTTCGAAGAGGTCGGCGTCAAGCAGCAGGTGTTCGGCGAGATCGAGAAGGTCATCGCCGAGGACGCGATCCTCGCGACCAACACCTCGTCGCTGTCCGTCGAGGAGATCGGCTCCAAGCTGGCGCACCCCGAGCGTCTCGTGGGCTTCCACTTCTTCAACCCGGTCGCAGTGATGCCGCTGATCGAGATCGTGAAGACACCGGCGACGGACGATGCCGCGCTGTCGACGGCTTTCGTCGTCGCGAAGAATCTCGGGAAGAACGCGGTGCTCACCGCCGACGCGCCGGGCTTCGTCGTGAACCGACTGCTCGCCAAGGTCATGGGCGAGGCGGCCCGCGCGGTCTACGAGGGCACGCCGATCGCCGACGTCGAGAAGGCGTTCGGCCCGCTCGGCCTCCCGATGGGACCGTTCCAGCTGATCGACCTGGTCGGGTGGAAGGTCGCCGCCCACGTGCAGGACACGATGGTCCACGCCTTCCCCGACCGGTTCTACGCCAACGAGAACTTCCATGCGCTCGCGGAACTCGACGCGGTCGTGGAGAAGGACAAGGGCGGACGCGTCATCGGCTGGACCAAGCAGGCCGAGAAGGTGCTGAAGCCGGCGGTCGGCAAGACCCCTGCCTCCGCAGCGACCATCCTGCAGCGCGTTCAGGACGGCCTGGCCCAGGAGATCAAGCTGATGCTGGACGAAGGCGTCGTGCCCGAGGTCGAGGACATCGATCTGTGCCTCATCCTCGGCGCCGGCTGGCCGTTCATCGACGGGGGCGCCTCGCCGTACCTCGACCGTGAGGGAGCGTCCGAGCGGGCCTTCGGCAGCTCGTTCCACACTCCGCAGATCCGCGGCGTCGAGAGCCGCTGA
- a CDS encoding FAD-binding oxidoreductase has translation MAQGDVVVDADPSMRWNGWGDPAKAKDLPLAVRALLPMLLGRVRKPDPAVELAHVQLAPSRLTDEDHAAFCTAVGPENVDAAAEARIRHAGGRSTPDLLRRREVHQVAPDAVLRPADHAEVRACLDVAVARGIAVIPFGGGTSVVGALDPERGLHHAVVSLDLRRLSGLIRLDEISGDAVLAAGTTGPEAEALLSARGYELGHFPQSFRYATIGGFAAARSSGQNSAGNGRFDTMVTGIRVATPTGDIELGRSPGSAAGPDLIRIFLGSEGIFGVITEVRVRVHPIPRDRLFESWSFPDFASGAEGLRGVAQQGGGPTVIRLSDEAETAVSLAQVGRIGKALAKGASVVTVYEGEDIAERRARTGARLAAAGGVSAGEGPAEEWRKGRFDGPYLRDSLLDAGVFCETLETATTWSNLKALRSAVESALKAGFADVGAKSYVMCHVSHIYPSGASLYFTVLAALRGEPLRVWDAVKARVNDAIISSGGTISHHHAVGRDHAPWLRQEIGETGIRILSAIKRELDPAGVLNPGAVLPLERMH, from the coding sequence ATGGCGCAAGGAGATGTCGTGGTCGATGCGGACCCGTCGATGAGATGGAACGGCTGGGGTGATCCGGCGAAGGCGAAGGACCTGCCGCTCGCCGTGCGAGCGTTGCTTCCGATGCTGCTCGGGCGGGTACGCAAGCCTGACCCCGCCGTGGAACTGGCACACGTGCAGTTGGCACCCTCACGGTTGACCGATGAGGACCATGCGGCGTTCTGCACCGCGGTCGGCCCGGAGAACGTCGATGCCGCCGCCGAGGCGCGTATCCGTCACGCCGGCGGGCGGTCGACACCGGACCTCCTCCGGCGCCGCGAGGTCCATCAGGTCGCGCCGGACGCCGTTCTTCGTCCCGCGGATCATGCAGAAGTCCGAGCGTGCCTCGACGTCGCCGTCGCACGGGGGATCGCGGTGATCCCGTTCGGTGGCGGTACGAGCGTCGTCGGAGCGCTGGATCCCGAACGGGGCCTGCACCACGCCGTCGTGAGCCTCGATCTGCGACGCCTGAGCGGTCTGATCCGGCTTGATGAGATCAGCGGGGATGCCGTGCTGGCGGCAGGAACGACGGGGCCGGAGGCGGAGGCGCTGCTGTCTGCGCGCGGATACGAGCTCGGCCACTTCCCCCAGAGCTTCCGCTACGCCACGATCGGCGGATTCGCGGCGGCGCGGTCCTCGGGGCAGAACTCCGCGGGCAACGGGCGCTTCGACACGATGGTCACCGGGATCAGGGTGGCGACACCCACGGGTGACATCGAACTCGGACGCTCTCCGGGGTCCGCGGCGGGGCCCGACCTGATCAGGATCTTCCTCGGTTCGGAGGGCATCTTCGGTGTGATCACCGAGGTGCGGGTACGTGTGCACCCGATCCCGCGCGACCGGTTGTTCGAGTCGTGGTCCTTCCCTGACTTCGCGAGCGGTGCGGAGGGACTCCGCGGGGTCGCCCAGCAGGGTGGCGGCCCCACCGTCATCCGGCTGTCGGATGAGGCGGAGACCGCGGTGAGTCTCGCCCAGGTCGGCAGGATCGGCAAGGCCCTCGCGAAGGGCGCGAGCGTGGTGACGGTCTACGAAGGAGAGGACATCGCCGAGCGGCGCGCCCGGACAGGAGCCCGACTCGCTGCCGCTGGAGGGGTCTCTGCGGGCGAAGGTCCGGCCGAGGAGTGGCGGAAGGGCAGATTCGACGGGCCCTACCTGCGCGATTCGCTGCTCGACGCCGGGGTCTTCTGCGAGACGCTCGAGACCGCGACGACCTGGTCGAACCTGAAGGCGCTGCGTTCGGCCGTCGAATCGGCGCTCAAGGCCGGCTTCGCCGACGTCGGTGCGAAGTCGTACGTCATGTGCCATGTGTCCCACATCTATCCGAGTGGGGCGTCGCTGTACTTCACGGTGCTCGCCGCCCTCCGTGGAGAGCCGCTCCGGGTGTGGGACGCGGTGAAAGCGCGCGTCAACGATGCGATCATCAGCTCGGGCGGGACCATCAGCCACCACCATGCGGTCGGCAGGGATCATGCGCCCTGGCTCCGTCAGGAGATCGGCGAGACCGGCATCCGCATCCTCTCCGCCATCAAGCGCGAACTCGACCCCGCCGGTGTCCTCAACCCCGGCGCTGTGCTCCCTCTCGAGCGGATGCACTGA